The Cryobacterium sp. SO1 genomic sequence GACCCTTGCGACGACGAGCACCGAGGATGGCGCGTCCGGCGCGGGTGCGCATGCGAAGACGGAAACCGTGCACCTTCGCGCGACGACGGTTGTTCGGCTGGAACGTTC encodes the following:
- the rpmH gene encoding 50S ribosomal protein L34, with translation MSKRTFQPNNRRRAKVHGFRLRMRTRAGRAILGARRRKGRTELSA